A stretch of DNA from Doryrhamphus excisus isolate RoL2022-K1 chromosome 6, RoL_Dexc_1.0, whole genome shotgun sequence:
aaatacacatttcaaaGAATGGAATGGTGAACAAAGTTGATTATTTTACAGATTTGTTAAAAAGCCACATACAGTCCATATTGTCAAACAAGAATGatctaacattaacatgttataGTGGCTAATAGTCAGTGTTAAGTACATATTATAAACATGAAATTAGAGACATTTGTCAAAAGTTGTCTAAGGATATTGGCTCAGATATCAGCTTGTTTTTCAAACAATAGTCAAGTGAAAATATGCAATGAAACTTGAAAATACAGTCACTCATGATGGGCAATGTACTGTTTTGATTTATGACATACATGTACAGTGTATGCCAACAATCAAGGTTCTTAGCAACAAGAAAACACTGATTGCAGTTGAGCTGACTGAATAAATACTTTGCGATCTTActtatatactattatactgtGCTACCATGAAATAAAAACCTGGTTTGTTAATACAGAACAATCAAAGAAGGtgcaaaattattattgttttgtacCTTGTTAGCAGCGTGTTGATCCTAAATGCGATCAAGGATGACTACATACagtaagaaaatattaaaatatcacTGGCTTTGTTCCATTTCGTCACGTTCAAGTCATTTCAAACGAGGTCCCCATTCAATAAATTAAATAGACAATCAAAATATGAAACTGCATAGAATCAAATACTGAATGTCCACTTATTAAGGCCACTTTTTCACTGCACAGGGAGCGTTGATGTTCCACTTCCACATAATACCAGGTGAAACTGCCAATACAATACATGCTATCGAACATCAGCAGTGGATACATCTTTTGATTTTTCATGGTAGGAGCCACATTTTGTCCAAGACGTGACTGACGGCAGCAAGGAAACTGGACTGCTAGAAGCAAGTGAAGACTGTAgagcagggatgtccaaacttttacAAGCCAGGGCAACATagtgaaaaatcaaaggattcaGCGGCCAGTTTTGAATTTAATAAACAGGCTAAAAGCAACCCTAAGaagaatacagtggaaccttggttagtgtgtttttcagtttacgctgaaaatgtacacaaatattTTGCCTCGGTTCGTGTATATTTCCCCTTGAGCTCATCTTGGTGTGTTATTAATACTCTGCGTGGGTCCAACTGTGTTCACAACATATGTTTATTACAAAATGTTAGTATGTTTGCAAAATGGAAATCTGAAAATGGAACCTAtccatgacatcatcagcggttgactgtAGTTATTTGCTAAATAACAGTTATTCCaaaagtctctgcttttctcattgatcatggctgcaaaataacccatgATGGAGGCAACAAGTTGATAAGGAAGGTGAGAAATACCAATTGTAAAACTATCAAAACAAAGGTTTTGTGTTAAACTTCTTTGGGTGTCCAgaacagatgaattggattATTTCTGATATGTTAGAGAGTATGTTAGATTGTGTTTCAGTTTGAGTCGatccttctggaacagattaaatCACACTACCCGAGGTGCCACCGAATTgctattattttagttttcttgtttattgcatttttagAGTGTGCTGTGGGACAATGAAAAAACAAGCTGAAAGCCgtactttggacatccctgctgTAGAGCATAAGACAAAAGGGTAAGCAGGTGTTGACCTGTTGATGATGAATTTGCTCAAATAATAAGTGATCGACAGCGATTTATGTCACCCATGTGGAACCTCTGCTGTGCAGGTACTAGAAATAGTCATTGGTACTACCTGCTTTGTAGGTAGGGGACACAACCGTAATACTAATTAAGGTATGCCCTATATGATTGTCTCACCTCTAAGCCCACAAGGTTACCTGTTGGCAGACGACAGAATAATTAAGTTTGAACCATAGAATTACGCATCATCACGGTTTGATTTTCAAATTGGGTTGTAAGAGCGTAACAATCCCAATCAGCGAGGATACCAGGCCACAAAACGCAACCACCCCTGCATTTGTCTTGTAGATACCCAACTTGTCCAAAGGCAGGGACAGATCGCAAATGTTTTTGATGGCATCCAAGACAACAGAGGGCTGTGTTTTTAAGCTGTGTAGCAGCAAAAACAGGAAAGCATCCAACTGCGGGATTATGACATCAGCTACTTCAGGACTCTCATTGAGATGTGTCTCCATCTTCTGCCTGAAGCGTTTATCTCTCGCTCTCTGTGCCATCAACTGCCAGATGACATAAGCATCTCTAGTCAGGCTCATAATGAGCGAGAACAGGTAGTAACGAGAGGCGTTATAGCTCCAGCGTTCCTTGTGAATACCGCCAATAAGGCCCACATTCTCTGCCCACAGCGTGTTGTCGCAGAGAAAGTAGAGTGCACGGTTGATGTTGGCGGTGGTAAGGCAAAGGCAGAGCACTCGATCTGAGAGTCGCACAGCCCGCTTGGCTGCCTCAATGGCATTTATTGCATTCCCCAGCCTCAACACTGacaaagagagaagagaaagaaagCAGTAATGAACACACCAGGACAGCACAATAAGATTGACAACATGTAAACCAATGTCCAATATCTGTCACTGTATTGTGGTTTGGTGAAAGAAGGCAGTCTTCACCATGATTACAAACGACATAGACttatccctgtgtgtgtgtttgcgatAAGCCTGCACATACTCCACAAGCATGAACTTATCAAATTGTAAGACATCTTCCCCGCAGTGACCCAAAGTAACAAGCCCAGACGTTAGAGGCAGGTGAGCCTCAAGGCTGCGGCTGGGACGCACAGGAGAGGATAATTAAATGCTTCACCAACAGAGCTCGGCCTATTTCGCTGTCACTTCACACACGGTGTCAGAAGGGAAAGGGTCTTTATTGGTTGACCCAGCTGCACCTTCATTTCCATGTGGAACTTATATCCAACCTAATCCTTGAAGTCAAAAAAAGTTTGTCAAATTCAGCTCAGGCAGAAGAAAATGGATACAAGCCAGTCCCGTGCTGGAGATCCTTTTTGATCACAATGCATTTATATGGCAAGCATACCAGTGTATacatgtattaaatatatactataCGATTACAAACGAGGGATTTAGCAGCATTTCCCCACCAGTGATGAGGCAAATGTAGACATCATCCTTTCATGGGGGTGTTACGAGACACCTTACTCACAAAATGAGATGGTTCACGAGATTGGGTCAATGAGAACGAGAtgagattaattttttttttaagtccaaTTAAAAAAGTATGACTGGGCAAACAACCTTTTTTAATTTAGCTGTTTTCCAAcgtttattgtcccacaaattaaagctaaacaatattattgtcaacatttttgacacaaaataaactGCTGTTGTGATAAtgtataataacaaaaacaaacaatatatacagtacattataaTACCTGACCAATGCCAGCTCACTTTTTTCGTTGTACTACTTGTCTTGTTTATGTCAAGGCTGTCCatgtgtgttgtttgttttcttttaatctGCAATTGAGGTATTTCCATGCACTGGAGAAGTGTGTCCAAGCTCTTGGCTCTGTCCTTTGGGTTGCATTGTGGAGTTGTTTATGCAGATTTCAGACATTACAAGtggatacatacagtatgtacaatcGGAGGTGAAGCTCAACTCCCACTCTCCTGTGTGGCAGATAATGTACTTCACCTTTGTTGACTGCTTGTATTTAATTACCGAATAAATGCACGAtacaagaaacacttcctgactTTCACTTTTAATGTGCACACCTACGTACTTGCTAAATGTAGCAACATCACTAAATTGTCACCATAGATTTCTTCTGCTTATGCAAATGTCTTTGAAGTGGAACCCTTGATCACTGGTGCTTGTAAAGTTGGCACTCAGGAAATGTAACAAGCGTAAATAGAACCATTTGGTGATTATCAGCTCAGATAAGTCTGAATATCTATGTGTTTTGAGCTGAAAAATAATCTTAAGCAACTTTGTTCAAATGTAGAATTGCTACAACGTCTGCCTGGACATTAAGACTGCTGCAGCTGTTCAACACCGACAGACGCTGACGTTGAGCTGTACCAAGATATACCAAGGTAAGTTTGATGGCAAGATCTATAGTTACAGCCACTTCAACTCCACTTTACATGTATTATCATTGGCTGCCCTGTTCTCGTAAGACACTTGTTCTCCAAACAGGAAATctcatcacattttaatcttgcaagGTCTCGTGACACgggatcttgtgacacccctacaaAATAGTGTTTAAAGCATCTGGCACCATTGTTATCTAGCCCCGCCTTAATCTTCTTAGACATGGAACTGACCAGAAGTGCATAGATTATTACTGGAGTCCTCTTCTACTCCTACATGATGGCATCACAGGTGGAGCTGGGAGACACTTTAaaacctcctcctccactttgCTTCCACTTGAGGATGTCCAACAGGGGCTCGAGTGGGTTCAGGTCTAgagacatacatactgtatgttgttgaACTTCATGTTTAGCCACACTTTCTCTTTGTctcgctctcttttttttttacattttgttttccttctcttcCATTGCCCTGTAGCTTTCTCGAGGCTCTTCCCACATCTTCGAACACCCAGAGCCATATAAGCTGTTACTGTAAAGTATATTCAAAAGTAATTTCTATAGTGTATGTGAGGTAGGTATTCATTGTTGTCAGATACTAGACATTAGACTGACCTTTTAGTTTTAGGTTTTGCCGGTTATTAAGAATTTGATGATGTGTGTATCCCCCCTCCTATCTTGGAATGCAATCCAGATGACACCCATCCTAAGAGAATAagtatgtataaaatattgaaGCCAGAGGCagcaggaaaaacaaacaaaccctgcCTAATGAAAACACAACCATCTATAACTATAAGATGAGACATGAGGTTATACTCTGTACTGGATTATTTATTATCGTGCATTATTGACTAAAATGATATGCCTCAGGTTTGGAGAAGCGTCCATATTGgtagaaacaaatattttttttaatgttagaaCGGAAAAAACGCCATACTCACGCTTTCGTCCAGCACTCATGTTGGCCTCCAAGCTCTTAAGTGTCTCCACAAGGTCTCTTTGCTCACAGTTGTTTCGGAGAGCATACACAGACAAAGCACATGCGTACTGAGTTGCCCTGAAATCATTCAAATATATGAAAACAAAGGATAGGATAGGAAGGGAAAGTTGACACTAATGTGAAATGGCGCACAGGTGGTTTTGGCGCAACGAAAAAAATAACACTCTTATGGCAACACCTGAACTAATTTACTGTAAGCCTACCTGAAAATACGGTCCCTTCCTTGACTTTGGTTGATAACATTTATCAACACGTCCATGGCGAAATAATCAGGCAAGTCCAACCTGCTCCCGAGGTATTGTGCTAAACGTGATTACGGTAAATAATCACGACTAATCTAACCGTAATGACGgtgaaaaaacaaagacagtTCACACAATTAAAGAAACTAATTCAAACTTGTTTTCCTCTTATCGGGGAAGAGTGAC
This window harbors:
- the pex11a gene encoding peroxisomal membrane protein 11A; protein product: MDVLINVINQSQGRDRIFRATQYACALSVYALRNNCEQRDLVETLKSLEANMSAGRKLLRLGNAINAIEAAKRAVRLSDRVLCLCLTTANINRALYFLCDNTLWAENVGLIGGIHKERWSYNASRYYLFSLIMSLTRDAYVIWQLMAQRARDKRFRQKMETHLNESPEVADVIIPQLDAFLFLLLHSLKTQPSVVLDAIKNICDLSLPLDKLGIYKTNAGVVAFCGLVSSLIGIVTLLQPNLKIKP